The Spirochaetota bacterium sequence GCATCAAACAATATTACTGGCACACAATCTGCTGTGCGTATAACAAGGCAAACACCATGTACCATAGTTAAAAATCCATCAGCCTTTGCTACAAATGGTTCATCTATACGGGGATGCTGATATATTTCAACAATATCACAGCCATGCACCTGATCAAGCATGACGATATGTTCTGGCAAAATCCCGGTAGCTTTATATATAAGCATCTTTTCATTGCTTCGTATTTCAACCATAGTGCTGTTATAATCAACCCTATTGGCAGCCTTTGCAATGATACCTGCCTGTAATCCACACAATCCATAAATTCTATAAATGTGTTGTGAGTCCTTAACAAGATTTATCATAGATACGTTCACAATGATATTGGATATTGTTTTCTTTTTCTATACCCTACTATTTTTTTATACCCTGCTTTTTTTATAAGACTCAATGCCTCACTGAAATTATATGCCACTTCCTCAGGTGCATGAGCATCTGAACCCAATGTGATTGGGACATTGTATTCATACATCTTCTGGATTATATCAAAGGAAGGGTACACTTCATTAACAGGTTTTCGCCATCCTGAAGTATTTATCTCAATGGCTGTTTTTTGCCTAGCAGCAAGTTGCAATATTGGATCTATGTGTTTACTCATATCAGCTGTTGCCCTATAGCCAAACTTTTTTACCAGGTCAAAATGCCCAACAATATCAAACAACCCTGTAGCAACCATATCATACACAATACGATAATAATCTTGATATACCTTATTTATATCCCGCCTGGTATATTCTTCAATAAAGGATGGGTGGTCAAATGGCCAGTCGCCAATAAAGTGGCATGAGCCCACAATGTAATCTATTCGCCTGTCATGTAAAAAGCGCGTTTCAAACGTAGGATGCAATGGATAATCCACTTCAAAGCCAATCTTTACTGCCACTGGATATTT is a genomic window containing:
- a CDS encoding histidinol-phosphatase HisJ family protein, which encodes MVDYHVHTYLCDHASGTPQDYIEKAIEADLYEIGFSDHAPLPLLLRQNITMEPEEAEEYVLMLYKLCDKYPVAVKIGFEVDYPLHPTFETRFLHDRRIDYIVGSCHFIGDWPFDHPSFIEEYTRRDINKVYQDYYRIVYDMVATGLFDIVGHFDLVKKFGYRATADMSKHIDPILQLAARQKTAIEINTSGWRKPVNEVYPSFDIIQKMYEYNVPITLGSDAHAPEEVAYNFSEALSLIKKAGYKKIVGYRKRKQYPISL